The Bacillota bacterium region AAGGAGAAGTTCGCCGGGGCCGTGCGGACGTACTGCATCGAAGCGCTGATGCAGGACGGGCGGGCCCTTCAGTCGGGGACGTCGCACTTCCTGGGGCAGAACTTTGCCAAGCCCTTCAACATCCAGTTCCTCGACGCCGATGGGCAACTCAAGTATGTCTGGCAGACCTCCTGGGGGATGTCGACGAGGATCATCGGGGCCCTGGTCATGGTCCATGGCGACGATCGGGGGCTGGTCATACCGCCCAAGGTCGCCGAGATCCAGGTGGTCATCGTCCCGATCGCCCCGGTCAAGGAGCGGCCGAAGGTCATCGAACGGGCCGGCCAGATCGCCGCGGAACTGGCCGAGGTGGCTCGGGTCCACGTGGACGACCGCGAAGAGCACTCCCCGGGCTGGAAGTTCAACGAGTGGGAGCTCAAAGGGGTGCCCATCCGCGTTGAGATCGGACCCCGGGACCTGAAGGCCGGCCAGGCCGTGATGGTCCGCCGGGACACCGGGGTCAAGGAACCGGTGCCCCTGACCGAGCTCAAAGACAAGGTGACGGCCACCCTGGCCGCCATCCAGACCGACCTGTACGACCGGGCGAAACGTCTCATGGCCGAGAACACCCACCGCGTCCGCGACTACGATGAGTTCAAAGAGGTCATGGAGAGCCGGCGGGGGTTCGTCGTCGCCGGCTGGTGCGGTGACCCGGGCTGCGAGGCCAAGGTCAAGGAGGAGACCGGGGCGACCATCCGGTGCCTGCCCCTGGACCAGCCGGACGATCCGGGTACCTGCCTGGTCTGCGGGGGGAAGGCGACCAGTCAGGCCCACTTCGCGCGGGCTTACTAGGCGGTGGCAGGAGACCGAAAGAGCGGGCTAGAATACTCTAGTTCGGTCGTCGTGACCGCCACCTGAAGCAGCCAGGTTGGCAAGTCCAGGCCTCGTCGGCGGAGGGACATGTGACTCAGGGAAAAAGTGGCAAAGTGGCCGCGATCATTCCGGCCTACAACGAAGAGAAGACCATCGGGGCGGTCCTTGACGCCGTTCGTCAGGTGTCCGACCTCGATGAGATCATTGTCGTCAGCGATGGATGCACGGACAACACGGTCAAAGAGGCAAAGCGTCGGCGGGTGAAGGTCATCGAGCTCCCGGAGAACCGTGGCAAAGGGGCGGCGATGAAGGCCGGCGTGGACGCCACCCAGGCCGAGGTCGTCGTCTTCCTGGACGCCGACCTTATCGGGCTGCAGAAGGATCACCTTCGGCAGCTCTTGGGACCGGTCTTGAAGGGCGAAGCCGACATGAGCATCGGCCTCTTCGGCGGCGGCCGCTTGGCCACCGATCTGGCTCAGATCGTGGCGCCGTTCCTCTCCGGGCAGCGGGCGGTGAAGAAGCCGCTCCTGGCCGAACTGGACGAGATGGACATCACTCGCTTCGGCATCGAGGTGGCCCTGACCCGTCAGGCGCAGAAATCCGGGTTGCGGGTGAAGCAGGTCGTCTTGGATCAGCTGACCCATGTCATGAAGGAAGAGAAGCGCGGCTTCTGGAAGGGGTTACGGGATCGGCTGAAGATGTACTGGGAGATCGTCCGTTACGCCCAGCGGAGTCCCTGACGAAAAACCCCGCGGACGGTGAGGGAGTAGACTGATGACCTTCTGGGATATGGTCCTCCGGGTGGCGGCGGCCTTGACCCTCGGCGGTCTGATCGGCCTGGAGCGGCAGAGCACCCGCCGCCCGGCCGGTCTCAGGACCCATATCCTGGTCTGCGTGGGATCCAGCCTGATCATGATGGTCTCGATCGGGATTTATGACAGCTTCCGATCGGCCACCGTCGATCCCGGGCGGATCGCCGCCCAGGTGGTCAGCGGCATCGGCTTCCTGGGAGCGGGGACGATTCTCCGTGAAGGGGCCACCGTCCGAGGATTGACCACCGCGGCCAGCCTTTGGGTGGTGTCCGGGGTCGGCCTGGCCACCGGGGCCGGGCTCTATGCGCCAGCCGTGGTGACCACCGCCGTGGCCCTCCTGGCCCTCGTCGTCCTTGGCCGGGCCGAGCATACCTACCTGGCCGGCAAGGATATCCACGGGTTCGTTCTGAGGATGAGCGACGAACCGGGGATGATCGGCCGGATCGGGTCGCTGTTAGGGGTCCATGGGGTGGA contains the following coding sequences:
- the proS gene encoding proline--tRNA ligase produces the protein MAEETRAGRGDEKEGFVKEITARAADFSRWYIDVIRKADLVDYAPVRGCMVIKPGGYALWEKVQEGLDRRFKATGHRNAYFPLFIPQSFVEMEKEHVEGFAPELPWVTEVGGEQLQEKLAVRPTSETIICSMYSKWIQSYRDLPMLLNQWCNVVRWEKRTLPFLRTSEFLWQEGHTAHRTEDEAVAETIQMLRVYQDFVENDLAIPVIPGLKTEKEKFAGAVRTYCIEALMQDGRALQSGTSHFLGQNFAKPFNIQFLDADGQLKYVWQTSWGMSTRIIGALVMVHGDDRGLVIPPKVAEIQVVIVPIAPVKERPKVIERAGQIAAELAEVARVHVDDREEHSPGWKFNEWELKGVPIRVEIGPRDLKAGQAVMVRRDTGVKEPVPLTELKDKVTATLAAIQTDLYDRAKRLMAENTHRVRDYDEFKEVMESRRGFVVAGWCGDPGCEAKVKEETGATIRCLPLDQPDDPGTCLVCGGKATSQAHFARAY
- a CDS encoding glycosyltransferase family 2 protein, which encodes MAAIIPAYNEEKTIGAVLDAVRQVSDLDEIIVVSDGCTDNTVKEAKRRRVKVIELPENRGKGAAMKAGVDATQAEVVVFLDADLIGLQKDHLRQLLGPVLKGEADMSIGLFGGGRLATDLAQIVAPFLSGQRAVKKPLLAELDEMDITRFGIEVALTRQAQKSGLRVKQVVLDQLTHVMKEEKRGFWKGLRDRLKMYWEIVRYAQRSP
- a CDS encoding MgtC/SapB family protein, which encodes MTFWDMVLRVAAALTLGGLIGLERQSTRRPAGLRTHILVCVGSSLIMMVSIGIYDSFRSATVDPGRIAAQVVSGIGFLGAGTILREGATVRGLTTAASLWVVSGVGLATGAGLYAPAVVTTAVALLALVVLGRAEHTYLAGKDIHGFVLRMSDEPGMIGRIGSLLGVHGVDIRNINMHEIDNHQVEVEFQVRLGPRISAERLVDELFTIPGVHSVDHSD